The following DNA comes from Photobacterium sp. DA100.
TTGCCAAATTGGTCGGGCCGCTGATAAGGGTGACGGCCGCACCGCGCTTGGCTGCGGCTTCGGCGATGGCGTAGCCCATTTTGCCGGAGCTGTGGTTGGTCAGGTAACGGACCGGATCAATTGCCTCGCGGGTTGGCCCCGCGGTAATGGTCAGCCTGAGCCCGTCCAGATCCGCTGGTTTGAAGAAATCTTCTGCCAGGTGAACCAGTTGCATCGGCTCAAGCATCCGGCCCGGGCCGACATCGCCACAGGCCTGCTCACCGCTGGCCGGACCCCAGATATGGCAACCGCGGCGGGCGAGGGTGGCAATGTTTTCCTGGGTCGCCACATGGCGGTACATCTGCTGGTTCATCGCTGGTGCAACGGCAACCGGGGCGTCGGTTGCCAGGCACAGGGTGGTCAGAAGGTCATTGCCCATGCCCGCGGCCATACGGGCGATCAGATCGGCGGTCGCCGGTGCCAGCAGAACCAAGTCGGCCCACTTGGCCAGCTCAATGTGCCCCATCGAGGCTTCCGCTGCGGGGTCGAGCAAGCTGTCGGAGACCGGCCTGCCGGATACCGCCTGCATGGTGAGCGGGGTAATGAACTCCTTGGCGGCCTTGGTCATGACCACCTGCACTTGCGCGCCGCGCTCAATCAGCCTGCGGGTGAGTTCTGCACATTTGTATGCAGCAATGCCGCCGCTGATCCCAAGGAGAATTTTTTTTCCTGCCAAAGTTTGCATCTTATTGCCTGCTCTCGATATCCGGAATGTCAATGCGCCACACCTTACCACCAAAAATTGCTAGTCACCAAAAAAAGCCGGCTTCCTTGCTCGGGATCAAGTTTGTGCCGAGGGCTGGCCTCGTGACGAGGACGATTGCGAGCCAGTTGGCAGTTTGTGGCCGGGAGGTACAAGGCCGCCCGGCTTTTTTGTGCGGGCGGCTGGAGATACCGTGTTGCGCCTTGCCAAAGGCTGTATGGCTCGTTTAGCTAGGGCATCAGGAGGTGGACATGACACTCAAGTTACTACCGGTGCAGTCTCGGCCGAGGGAAAAATTACTCGAACGCGGTCCCGGCGCTCTGTCGGATGCCGAGTTGCTGGCCATTTTCTTGCGTACCGGTATTGCCGGGATGAACGCGATAGAGCTGGCTACCGAGCTGCTGGATCGGTTTGGCTCGCTGCGGGCGCTGCTGGCCGCCGATAAGGCCACGTTTTGCCAATACAAGGGATTGGGCCCGGCCAAGTATGCCCAGCTGCAGGCGGTGCTGGAAATGAACCTGCGCCACTTGGAAGAGACGCTCAAGAAGGAAGATGCGCTGACAAGTCCCTCTCATACAAGGCGCTACCTTAGTCATGTGCTGCGCGATCGTCCCCGCGAGGCGTTTTATATTTTGTTTCTCGACAACCAGCACAGGGTGCTCAGTGGCGAGGTACTTTTCGAGGGAACGATCGATGCCGCGAGCATTTATCCGCGGGAAGTTGTAAAAAGATCACTAGAACTTAATGCAGCCGCGCTCATTTTAGCGCATAATCACCCGTCAGGCGTGGCAGAGCCAAGTCAGGCAGACCGCCGAATTACCCGCCGCATCAGTGATGCACTGGCGTTGGTGGATATTCGGGTTCTGGATCACTTTGTTGTCGGTGACGGAGAAATCACTTCTTTTGCAGAGCGGGGATGGTTATAAAATGGCCATTTTTTGCTTAAAAAGTTGAGAAAGGACTGCTCGGGACTTGAGCAACTGGTTTTGACTTAGTATAATGCGCGACCTTTGATAGCTGTGGTTGTATGTGAGAATCATTTTTCACATTGAAATAGCCATGGTAGATATCGAGCTGAAACGATTTGGAGAAGACAGTAATGTCCCGAGTATGCCAAGTAACTGGTAAGCGTCCTGTAACGGGTAACAACCGTTCACACGCACGTAATGCCACCAAGCGTCGTTTTCTGCCGAACCTGCAAACTCATCGTTTCTGGGTAGAAAGCGAAAAACGCTTCGTTAAACTACGCCTTTCTGCGAAAGGTATGCGTATCATTGATAAGAAAGGCATCGACGCCGTTCTTTCTGATATGCGTGCTCGCGGCGAGAACGTTTAAGAGGATTTGAACAATGGCTAAAGGCATTCGTGAGAAGATCCGTCTAGTATCATCTGCTGGTACAGGCCACTTCTACACTACCGACAAAAACAAGCGTAACATGCCAGGCAAATTCGAGATCAAAAAATTTGATCCTGTAGTTCGCCAGCACGTTATGTACAAAGAAGCAAAAATCAAGTAATTGGTTAATCGCTTTTTTGATAAAAACCCAGTTTTTTAACTGGGTTTTTTTATACCTGCAATTTACGGTGGTGCTCCCGCCTATCCTAAATAACTGCAATCTCAAGGCCCGGGCGGTATAGTTGAGATATAACCAACTTTCATGGAGTAGCGTGATGAGGCTGTCTCGTCGTGGCTGGAACAATGTCATTATTATCGCCGTGGTGTGCTTTATTGCTGTGGTACAGCTTCCGGAGCTCGTCAAGCAGCGCCTTGGCCATGAGCATTCGCCCCAAACGCCGGCGGAAATGACGATGCTATTGCCTTCCGACTCGACCATAGAGCAGTTGCACTTACCCCATACCAGTGTTCATCAGCAGGCATTGGGTTGGCTAGCCAGTCCGCGGGTGGCGCTGCCGGCCGATTTGCTGATCAGCCACTGGCAGGCGCTGGGAGGAACCGCGGTCAGCGATGAGATGGTGGGTAAGCTCAAGCCAACCCTGCCGCCGCCTAGCAGTGTCGAAATTTGGCTGGCGGGGCGGGAAGAGCCGGTCAGGGTAACCGTCTACCAGCAGCCGCAATTTTGGCTATTGCAAAACTGGCAAGGGGAGTGGCTGGCAGTCTCGGTGGAAGAGGCCTATTTGTTCCCGCCGGTGTTATAGTGGCGCTATAACTCTACCAATAGCAGAGAAAGTCATGCCTGAATTACCTGAAGTCGAAGTCAGCCGGATGGGGATCGCCCCCCATGTGACCAACCAGACCGTGACCGAGATTGTGGTCCGTAACCCTAAGTTGCGCTGGCCGGTGCCTGAAGAGATCCGCCATATCGAAGGAGAGGTGATCCGCCGGGTAAGCCGCCGGGCCAAATACCTGATGCTTGAGACCGACGCGGGCTACGCCATTATCCATCTCGGGATGTCGGGCAGCCTGCGGGTGTTACCGTCAGGGATCCCGCCGGAAAAACATGACCATGTCGATTTGTGCCTGTCCAGTGGCGAGGTCCTGCGCTACAACGATCCGCGCCGCTTTGGTGCCTGGCTGTGGCAGCCGGATCAGGGAGAGCACCCGGTCCTGGCCAAACTCGGCCCGGAGCCGCTTAGCGAGGGGTTTACCGCGGCGTACCTGCAAGAGAAGGCCAAAGGTAAACGCACCGCCGTGAAGCAGTTCATCATGGATAATCACGTGGTGGTCGGCGTCGGTAATATCTATGCCAATGAATCGCTGTTTGCCGCCGGGATCCACCCCAAGCGGGAGGCCGGCAAAATCTCCGCCCAGCGCCTTGCTTTGCTGGTCGATGAAATCAAGTCGGTGCTGGCCTTTGCCATCGAGCAGGGTGGCACAACCCTGAAGGACTTCAAGAACGCTGACGGCAAGCCGGGGTATTTTGCCCAGGAGCTGCAGGTATATGGCAAGGGAGGGGAGCCGTGCCCGCGGTGTGACAAGCCCCTGAGCGAAGTAAAAATCGGCCAGCGGGCTACGGTATATTGCAGCGCTTGCCAGACCTAGCCGGGTTGCATTTCTGTCGATGGCTGGCCCGGTGGGGACGCGGTTAAGGCTGGCTGAACCACCTTGTCAGTTTTATTGATGCGCCTTTTGCCCTGGGCCGCTACCGTCGCCTGCGTTTGGGTGCTATGATTTTTTTACGCATCGTTATCCTAAATTTGGATAAAGAGTACATTTTTTAAGGTCTAGATAGATGAAGAAGTATTTGGTTACCGGCGCGGCCGGCTTTATCGGAAGTGCCGTGGTGGAGCGGTTGTGTGCCATGGGGCACGAGGTGGTCGGGATTGATAATCTCAATGACTACTACGAGGTGTCACTCAAGGACGCCCGGCTGGCCAGGATCACCCACCCGCACTTTACTTTCATTACCATGGATCTGGCAGACCGGGACGGGATCGCCAACCTGTTTGCCGAGCAGAAATTCGACCGGGTGATCCACCTGGCAGCCCAGGCCGGTGTGCGTTACTCGATCGACAACCCGATGGCGTATGCCGACAGCAACCTGGTGGGGCACCTGACTATCCTCGAAGGCTGCCGCCACCACAAGATTGAGCACTTGGTGTATGCCTCGTCCAGCTCGGTCTATGGCCTCAACCAAAAAATGCCGTTTGATACTGCCGACAGTGTCGACCACCCGATTTCTCTGTATGCCGCGACCAAGAAGTCGAACGAGTTGATGGCGCATACCTATTCGCACCTTTACGGCGTGCCGACCACCGGCCTGCGCTTCTTTACTGTCTATGGTCCTTGGGGACGCCCGGATAT
Coding sequences within:
- the coaBC gene encoding bifunctional phosphopantothenoylcysteine decarboxylase/phosphopantothenate--cysteine ligase CoaBC produces the protein MQTLAGKKILLGISGGIAAYKCAELTRRLIERGAQVQVVMTKAAKEFITPLTMQAVSGRPVSDSLLDPAAEASMGHIELAKWADLVLLAPATADLIARMAAGMGNDLLTTLCLATDAPVAVAPAMNQQMYRHVATQENIATLARRGCHIWGPASGEQACGDVGPGRMLEPMQLVHLAEDFFKPADLDGLRLTITAGPTREAIDPVRYLTNHSSGKMGYAIAEAAAKRGAAVTLISGPTNLATPPGVTRLDITSAEQMHQAALNHAPASDIFIGCAAVADFRPADIAAQKVKKKDGEDDMVIRLVKNPDIIASVAALETQRPFTVGFAAETQDVEQYARGKLARKHLDLICANDVSNEGQGFNSDQNALHLYWPAGDKALPLTSKAALGAQLVDEIVTLFKAGQPD
- the radC gene encoding DNA repair protein RadC, producing MTLKLLPVQSRPREKLLERGPGALSDAELLAIFLRTGIAGMNAIELATELLDRFGSLRALLAADKATFCQYKGLGPAKYAQLQAVLEMNLRHLEETLKKEDALTSPSHTRRYLSHVLRDRPREAFYILFLDNQHRVLSGEVLFEGTIDAASIYPREVVKRSLELNAAALILAHNHPSGVAEPSQADRRITRRISDALALVDIRVLDHFVVGDGEITSFAERGWL
- the rpmB gene encoding 50S ribosomal protein L28 — its product is MSRVCQVTGKRPVTGNNRSHARNATKRRFLPNLQTHRFWVESEKRFVKLRLSAKGMRIIDKKGIDAVLSDMRARGENV
- the rpmG gene encoding 50S ribosomal protein L33, which encodes MAKGIREKIRLVSSAGTGHFYTTDKNKRNMPGKFEIKKFDPVVRQHVMYKEAKIK
- the mutM gene encoding bifunctional DNA-formamidopyrimidine glycosylase/DNA-(apurinic or apyrimidinic site) lyase; this translates as MPELPEVEVSRMGIAPHVTNQTVTEIVVRNPKLRWPVPEEIRHIEGEVIRRVSRRAKYLMLETDAGYAIIHLGMSGSLRVLPSGIPPEKHDHVDLCLSSGEVLRYNDPRRFGAWLWQPDQGEHPVLAKLGPEPLSEGFTAAYLQEKAKGKRTAVKQFIMDNHVVVGVGNIYANESLFAAGIHPKREAGKISAQRLALLVDEIKSVLAFAIEQGGTTLKDFKNADGKPGYFAQELQVYGKGGEPCPRCDKPLSEVKIGQRATVYCSACQT
- a CDS encoding NAD-dependent epimerase — protein: MKKYLVTGAAGFIGSAVVERLCAMGHEVVGIDNLNDYYEVSLKDARLARITHPHFTFITMDLADRDGIANLFAEQKFDRVIHLAAQAGVRYSIDNPMAYADSNLVGHLTILEGCRHHKIEHLVYASSSSVYGLNQKMPFDTADSVDHPISLYAATKKSNELMAHTYSHLYGVPTTGLRFFTVYGPWGRPDMALFKFTNAIIEGREIDVYNNGDMRRDFTYIDDIVEGIIRIQDVIPEKTQDWTVEAGTPATSSAPYRVYNIGHGSPVKLMDFIEALEEALGIEAKKNFMPMQPGDVYATYADTTDLFDATGYKPAVKVKEGVKAFVDWYREYYQR